The Flavobacteriales bacterium genomic interval TTATCAATTTCCTGAAAACTATATTCCAGTTTTTGTCCGGATTTACGGGCGATATCAATCATTCCTAATCCACCACCGCCTTTGGCCGACATAGTCCCGTTGTTCAATACCGACTTATAGTATTCTTTTAATTGTTCCTTGTCCATGGCATTAATGGCGTCCAACTTATCCCGTAAACCTTTCACATTTTCGGTCATGATAAAATTGCCCGTCATAATCATGTAATCTTCACCATTTTTTGCCATCATAAATATGGCAGATTTAGAATCGGCCAATCCTTCTACAAATGGAATTTCATCAATGTGATGGTAAAGGTTTTGCAAACATTCTACCAATACATTGAATACCTTTTTCTTGATCTTTGGGGAATCATCGGAATTATCCAACTTATTCTCCATAATCTGCAAAATAGAGGTCAATAACTCGGAAGTCACCGTGCCCTTAAAGGAGAGCATGATGTTGTTCCGCTCCATTTTATCATAAATGTCGTAGATGTCCAACATAAGGTTATAGGTAAACCAAATATACTGAGTATTTTACATTTCCAAAATCTTAAGGTAAAAAAATAAGATTTCTTCTTAACATAAACCCCGAAACCGTTGAAATCCTTTCGTTGAATTTTATTATCTTGGAATTATGGTCCGGATTTACCTCCTTTTACTGGTGACTTTGCTCACCTTTCATGGTTCAGCTCAGCAAAGGGGTGTCGACCATAAATTATCGGCCTATCTAAAGGATTGTCCCGATCAGAAGGAAATCCACCTCTTCGTAAAAGGGGATAAAGCCAGATTAGAATCTTTTTTCAAGGAAAACGAGGGCAGTATTAAATATGCTTCCGGTCCCTATTGGGCCATCCGGATTCCTGCTTCTTCCCTTCGAAAATTAATGCACACTACTATTTGCAGCAATTATCATTTCGATAATTATAAACCCGTTGTAATGAATGATACCATGCGGGTAAAAAACAATATCGATTCGGTTTATTTGGGATTTCAGCCACTTGGTACTCCTTATACCGGGAAGTCCGTTTTAACAGCGATTATAGATACGGGGATCGATTTTAATCATCCGGATTTTAAGGATTCTACCGGACAAACCCGCATTGTTGCTATTTGGGACCAGACCGCCGTATTTGATCCCCAACGAACACCCCCGCAGTATGGCTACGGACAAGTTTGGGATTCCAGCACCATCAATCAGGGAATTTGTACCCAGGTGGATAATTATGCACATGGATCAACCGTTGCAGGATGTACGGCAGGAAATGGACTGGCAACCGGACATCACCGTGGTGTTGCACCTGAAGCTACGATTATAGGAGTGAAAAGCGATTTGAATTCATCCAACTGGTTAGCCATTATGGCCGATGCGGTGGACTGGATTTTCCACATGGCCGATTCTTTAAATATGCCGGTAGTAATAAATGCCAGTCTTGGTGTGTATGAAGGTTCGCACGATGGAAAAGATCCTGCAGCTGTTTATATCGATTCATTGATACGAGCTAAACGCGGACGATTAATGGTTTGTGCTGCCGGTAATTCTGGAAATTCGGCTTTATATGGCAATTACCATTTGCATTCAGAAGTCACCTCCGGTGATACGGCATTTACATGGTTTCAATATAATCCTTCCACTTATTTAGGTTATGGAGCAGTATTTTTTGAGGCCTGGTCAGATACTTCATCGCTTAATCACATGATGTTTTCGGTGGGTGCAGATGCTACCAGTCCACAGTTTTCATTCCGGGGAAATACGCCATTTCGTAGTGTGGATCAAATTCCTTTAACAGGACTTACCGATACCTTAAGAAATGGAGCAAATACATTGGCAATTGTCGATTATTACAAAGAGGAAATGAATGGTGTTTATCTCTTGCAGGTTCACCTGAAACAACCCGATTCCAGTCAATATAATTTTCGCTTTATCACCACCGGTGATGGTAGTTACGATGTATGGTCGGCAACCTGGTTAGGAACCAGTGCAATATTGAATACAGGAATTCCATCCAACACGCAATTGCCCGATATTATTCATTACAGAATGCCCGATTCTGCATCGGTCATTGTTTCTTCTTTTACGTGTTTAAGTTCGGTTGTAACGGTGGCCAATTATAATTCCACCAATGCGTATTGGGATTACAATGGAAACCTGCAAACATTTCCTACCGTAACCGGTGCCATTTCTGTGAACTCGAGTAGGGGACCAACCCGCGATTTTAGGCAGAAACCTGAAATTGCAGCAACGGGAGATGTCACCATGAGCGCTGGTCCGCTTACCAGTATGGCATGGATGAGAATCAATGAACCGTTTAAAGTTTCGCAGGATACCATGCACATTCGCAATGGTGGTACTTCCATGGCATCACCCGTGGTGGCCGGAGTTGGTGCTTTATTATTGGAAAAATGTCCGCAATTAAATTGGGATGAATTTGCTGCCATCATTTCGGGCACTGCCAACAGTGATGCATTTACGGGTAACATTCCCAATTCAACCTGGGGATTTGGAAAGATCAACGGATTTAGAGCTTTGATTGAAACGAATTTTCAAGTCGAAATTGTGGCTGATACTTTTTTATGTAATGGAGATTCTGTTTTAGTTAGTACCAATGGAAATTATTCCACCTATGATTGGAGCAATGGAGGAAATCAATCGCAATTTTTTCAGATGGACACAGATACCCTTCAGGTCACCGTTACAAATATGGCTGCGTGTAAATCGACAGATTCTCTTTTTATTATTACGGAAGCACAAGCTTTGGCAGCACCTTTAATTAATGGATCAACTTCGTTTTGTTATGGCGATTCTACATTATTAATCTGTAACGAAAACTACCCGATTTTTAACTGGAGCACAGGTTCAGATTCTTCTTCCACCTTTGCTAGTGCCTCTGGAATAATTTCATTGTCTGCTATCGATGTCAACGGATGTGAGAGTCCTGTTTCAACTATAAATTTAGTTGAGTTGCCACTTACAACTACCAGTTATACCTACAATGGAAATTCAGATTCCCTGTGTTTTTATTATGGAGCACCTTATGTTTCTCTGGAATGGTACATCGATAACGGTTCCGGATTTACACTTTTTTCTGCTACGGATTCAGCCTGCTATTTCCCGAATGGAGATTTTGATTTATACCTCGTGGTAACCGACACCAATCACTGTTCTGCCTATTCCGATACGAGTCATTTTCAGATTTCAGGATTAGAAGATGAATCATCTTCATTGTTGGTTTCCATATTCCCCAATCCATTTCACGACCAACTTTCTATTCGTGCTGAGGCAGGATTAAAAATAGAAATGATCAATCAACTGGGACAAATCGTCTATACATTTAAAATACCCGCTTCCGGAAATTATTCATTTTATCCTGAACTGGCTCCTGGAATATATTATCTCAGAATTACTTCTGCAACTGAAACGAAATGCTTGCCCATAATCCGGCAATAAAAAAGGGGGACAACATCGTCCCCCTAAAAAATTAGTTGTATTCCGATTACATTACTTTGTAAATCCAGTTGTGTTTATCTTCTACTGCACCTCTTCTTAAATCTTCGAGGTAATTGCTCACCTTATTCGAGAAGAAATCCTCGGTTGGAGTAGGGAGTGTATATTGTTTATTTCGATAACCGATTAACTGAATATGCGCAATGGTTGCTGCGGTTCCGGTACCAAATGCTTCTACCAGTGTTCCTTTTTTCAAGGCATTGATAACCTCATCAACATGGATGGATGTTTCCTCTACATTCATTCCCCAGTCGCGTGCAATGGTTAATACACTGCTTCTGGTAATACCGGGTAAAATAGTCCCACTGGTTGGAGGCGTTAAAAGTTTATCGCCAATAACAAACATGATGTTCATGGTACCCGATTCCTCAATGTATTTATGCTCCTTGGCATCGGTCCACACCAGCTGATGATAACCTTCTTGCTGACCTAAACGGGCAGGATACAAGGCACCAGCATAATTTCCTGCAGCTTTAGCGCGACCAACCCCACCTTCGCAGGCACGACTGTAAACGGTTTCAATTTTTACGCGAACCGGCTCGGTATAATAGGAATTAACCGGACAAGTAAAGATTACAAAACGATAGTTTTCCGAAGGTTTTACGCCAATAAATTCATCCGTTGCAAACATAAATGGACGAACATATAAGGAAGAACCAGCTTTTTTCGGGATCCACTCTGCATCTAATTTGATGAGCTCCGTTAGCGCATCCATAAAAATTTCTTTCGAAAGTGTAGGCATACACATCCGTTCTGCAGAACTGTTTAAGCGTTTAAAATTTTCTTCGGGTCTGAATAGAAAAACTTCACCGCTTTCATTTTTGTAGGCTTTCATTCCCTCAAAAATGGATTGACCATAATGCAAAGCATGAGTGGCAGGACTCATCGGAATTGGCGCATACGGTACAATTTTCGGATTTTCCCATTTTCCGTTTTTAAAATCCATCACAAACATGTGATCGGAAAACTGGCGACCAAAAATGATATTATTAAAATCAACTTCGGAAATTCTTGAATTTTTTGTCTTTTCGATCTGTATAGACATAGTAGTGTTTTCTGCTAGCATCTCAATTCAGGTTTTGTGAACGACTCCTCACGAAAGTAAGCATTATAATTTAAAGAGGCCAAAACAAATGGAAAGGCTCGTCATTTTTGGTATTTTTGAGTAAATGATCACGGAATTAAGAAGTATTCTTCAGCAATATTGGGGACATCGCCAGTTCAGGCCCAATCAGGAGGAGATTATTCGTTCTGCAATGGAAGGACATGATACTCTTGCACTTCTGCCCACGGGAGGAGGGAAATCCGTTTGTTTTCAGGTTCCTGCCATGGCAAAAAAGGGAATTTGTATTGTGGTTTCTCCATTGATTGCCTTAATGAAAGATCAGGTTAGAAATTTAAATCAAAAAGGAATTAAATCGCTGGCCATCGTTTCCGGAATGGATAAACGTGAAATTGACATAACATTGGACAATTGCGTTTATGGAGATGTGAAGTTTTTATATGTATCGCCCGAGCGACTACAAACTACTATATTTAAAGAACGTGTAAAAAAAATGCACGTCAATTTTATTGCTGTCGACGAAGCGCATTGTATTTCGCAATGGGGTTATGATTTTAGACCACCATATTTACAAATTGCAGAATTAAGAGAGCTACTTCCTCATGTTCCTGTAATTGCTTTAACAGCAACTGCCACACCTGAGGTGATAGAAGATATTCAATTGCGATTAAATTTTAAAAATGCTCAGGTTTTTAAAAGCAGTTTTGCACGTAAAAATCTGGCTTATTTAGTGCGAAAAGAAGAGGATAAACATGCGCGATTACTTAAATTGTTTCACCAGATTCCCGGTACCGGAATCGTGTATGTGCGAAACCGGAAAAGAACCATGGAATTTGCATCCTTTCTTCAGAAAAATGGAATAAAGGCCGATTATTACCATGCCGGTTTAGAAGGGAAAATCCGTGAGGAGAAACA includes:
- a CDS encoding SiaB family protein kinase, with product MLDIYDIYDKMERNNIMLSFKGTVTSELLTSILQIMENKLDNSDDSPKIKKKVFNVLVECLQNLYHHIDEIPFVEGLADSKSAIFMMAKNGEDYMIMTGNFIMTENVKGLRDKLDAINAMDKEQLKEYYKSVLNNGTMSAKGGGGLGMIDIARKSGQKLEYSFQEIDKDNSFFALNVKVTPN
- a CDS encoding S8 family peptidase — its product is MVRIYLLLLVTLLTFHGSAQQRGVDHKLSAYLKDCPDQKEIHLFVKGDKARLESFFKENEGSIKYASGPYWAIRIPASSLRKLMHTTICSNYHFDNYKPVVMNDTMRVKNNIDSVYLGFQPLGTPYTGKSVLTAIIDTGIDFNHPDFKDSTGQTRIVAIWDQTAVFDPQRTPPQYGYGQVWDSSTINQGICTQVDNYAHGSTVAGCTAGNGLATGHHRGVAPEATIIGVKSDLNSSNWLAIMADAVDWIFHMADSLNMPVVINASLGVYEGSHDGKDPAAVYIDSLIRAKRGRLMVCAAGNSGNSALYGNYHLHSEVTSGDTAFTWFQYNPSTYLGYGAVFFEAWSDTSSLNHMMFSVGADATSPQFSFRGNTPFRSVDQIPLTGLTDTLRNGANTLAIVDYYKEEMNGVYLLQVHLKQPDSSQYNFRFITTGDGSYDVWSATWLGTSAILNTGIPSNTQLPDIIHYRMPDSASVIVSSFTCLSSVVTVANYNSTNAYWDYNGNLQTFPTVTGAISVNSSRGPTRDFRQKPEIAATGDVTMSAGPLTSMAWMRINEPFKVSQDTMHIRNGGTSMASPVVAGVGALLLEKCPQLNWDEFAAIISGTANSDAFTGNIPNSTWGFGKINGFRALIETNFQVEIVADTFLCNGDSVLVSTNGNYSTYDWSNGGNQSQFFQMDTDTLQVTVTNMAACKSTDSLFIITEAQALAAPLINGSTSFCYGDSTLLICNENYPIFNWSTGSDSSSTFASASGIISLSAIDVNGCESPVSTINLVELPLTTTSYTYNGNSDSLCFYYGAPYVSLEWYIDNGSGFTLFSATDSACYFPNGDFDLYLVVTDTNHCSAYSDTSHFQISGLEDESSSLLVSIFPNPFHDQLSIRAEAGLKIEMINQLGQIVYTFKIPASGNYSFYPELAPGIYYLRITSATETKCLPIIRQ
- a CDS encoding branched-chain amino acid aminotransferase, whose amino-acid sequence is MLAENTTMSIQIEKTKNSRISEVDFNNIIFGRQFSDHMFVMDFKNGKWENPKIVPYAPIPMSPATHALHYGQSIFEGMKAYKNESGEVFLFRPEENFKRLNSSAERMCMPTLSKEIFMDALTELIKLDAEWIPKKAGSSLYVRPFMFATDEFIGVKPSENYRFVIFTCPVNSYYTEPVRVKIETVYSRACEGGVGRAKAAGNYAGALYPARLGQQEGYHQLVWTDAKEHKYIEESGTMNIMFVIGDKLLTPPTSGTILPGITRSSVLTIARDWGMNVEETSIHVDEVINALKKGTLVEAFGTGTAATIAHIQLIGYRNKQYTLPTPTEDFFSNKVSNYLEDLRRGAVEDKHNWIYKVM